A genomic segment from Aspergillus puulaauensis MK2 DNA, chromosome 1, nearly complete sequence encodes:
- a CDS encoding putative MFS drug efflux pump (COG:G;~EggNog:ENOG410PKEX;~InterPro:IPR020846,IPR036259,IPR010573;~PFAM:PF06609,PF07690;~TransMembrane:14 (i56-73o93-115i122-142o148-169i181-199o211-231i252-271o283-300i321-342o362-382i389-409o415-433i445-468o545-568i);~go_function: GO:0022857 - transmembrane transporter activity [Evidence IEA];~go_process: GO:0055085 - transmembrane transport [Evidence IEA]), translating into MVSTPEDSGQSHVDEKTSNQSDSNLKPNASHQEDAITFADETGGVHEEYKMTLRRFMGFVAMAFLWTGSQIPVYLFGGIPPIIYGDIGGVDRWVWFVLANLLALAGVCPFVGSLSDLIGRRYVALIGATLVLIGMIICSTAHTMNTFIAGMAIAGAGAGVNELTALAATAEMAPTRQRGKYVAILIFTIAPFAPSVLWAQLIADASSWRHVGAFCGAWSALGLLITALFYFPPPRVNSEGLSRAEIISRVDFVGGILSIVGLILFMAGMQWGGYQYDWDSAHVLAPLIIGVVLLACFAFWEIYGAKYPIFPSRLKQESRTLGLTLVITFISGANFFSVLMFWPTQAFNVYGHDPLGVGIRSLPIGFGIMGGACIVLWLLSVLRGHNKELLIVSSVFMTAGCGAMAIADVNNLHKLWGVLIIAGLGIGGIVVPASIITTIICPDDLIATISALTLSIRVVGGSIGYTVYYNVFISKFVPNSQHYIGGVMATQLNITDVTLITEAIELTGASLLEGLHDIPGIAGNQAAYDAVVAAGQMAYAESYKWVYYVSIAFGGISILSACFLGNIAKYMDDHVAVMIH; encoded by the exons ATGGTTTCGACACCTGAAGATTCTGGTCAGTCCCATGTGGATGAGAAGACTTCGAACCAGTCAGACAGCAACCTGAAGCCAAATGCCAGTCATCAGGAGGATGCCATCACCTTTGCTGATGAGACCGGGGGGGTTCACGAAGAATATAAG atgacgtTGCGTCGATTCATGGGCTTCGtggccatggccttcctTTGGACTGGTAGTCAAATTCCGGTTTATCTTTTTGGTGGTATCCCGCCCATCATCTATGGCGATattggtggtgttgatagATGGGTCTGGTTT GTTCTAGCAAACTTGCTTGCTTTGGCTGGAGTCTGTCCTTTCGTCGGCTCCCTCTCCGATCTCATCGGACGCCGATATGTCGCTCTCATCGGGGCTACTTTGGTTCTTATCGGAATGATCATTTGCTCGACGGCACATACTATGAATACCTTCATTG CCGGTATGGCTAttgcaggtgcaggtgcagggGTGAACGAACTAACAGCACTGGCCGCCACGGCCGAGATGGCACCAACTCGCCAACGGGGCAAGTATGTGGCTATTTTGATCTTCACAATAGCCCCCTTCGCGCCATCGGTATTATGGGCCCAATTGATCGCCGATGCCAGCAGCTGGCGCCATGTCGGTGCTTTCTGTGGAGCATGGAGTGCGCTCGGCCTGCTCATCACCGCTTTGTTCTACTTCCCACCACCCCGAGTAAACTCGGAGGGCCTTAGTAGAGCAGAAATTATCAGCAGAGTTGATTTTGTTGGAGGGATCCTCAGTATCGTCGGATTAATCCTCTTTATGGCTGGCATGCAATGGGGTGGATATCAG TATGATTGGGACAGTGCACATGTTCTCGCCCCTCTTATAATTGGGGTGGTCCTGCTAGCTTGCTTCGCGTTTTGGGAGATTTATGGTGCTAAGTACCCTATCTTCCCCAGTCGATTGAAGCAGGAATCTCGTACTCTCGGCCTAACGCTCGTCATCACCTTCATATCCGGTGCGAACTTTTTTTCAGTTCTTATGTTCTGGCCGACGCAGGCCTTCAATGTCTACGGCCATGACCCTCTTGGCGTTGGCATTCGCAGTCTACCCATTGGTTTCGGAATCATGGGTGGTGCTTGTATCGTTTTATGGCTGCTCAGTGTTCTCCGCGGTCACAACAAAGAGCTCCTAATTGTTAGCAGCGTTTTTATGACGGCAG GATGTGGCGCGATGGCTATCGCCGATGTTAACAACTTGCACAAGCTCTGGGGTGTCCTCATTATCGCTGGATTAGGAATTGGTGGGATTGTTGTTCCTGCTTCTATTATCACAACTATTATCTGCCCAGAT GACCTCATCGCAACCATCTCCGCCCTCACTCTTTCAATCCGTGTCGTCGGTGGCAGTATCGGCTACACCGTTTACTACAACGTCTTCATCAGCAAGTTTGTTCCCAACTCGCAACACTACATTGGTGGTGTCATGGCTACCCAGCTCAATATCACAGACGTCACCCTGATCACTGAAGCGATTGAACTCACTGGTGCCTCCCTCCTGGAAGGATTACACGATATCCCGGGGATTGCAGGGAACCAGGCGGCCTATGATGCTGTTGTGGCTGCTGGACAGATGGCCTACGCGGAAAGCTACAAGTGGGTTTACTATGTTAGTATTGCGTTCGGAGGAATCTCAATTCTTTCTGCGTGTTTCCTTGGAAATATTGCAAAGTACATGGACGATCATGTTGCTGTGATGATACATTAG
- a CDS encoding putative alanine--tRNA ligase (COG:S;~EggNog:ENOG410PKG7;~InterPro:IPR018163,IPR012947,IPR009000,IPR018165;~PFAM:PF07973;~go_function: GO:0000166 - nucleotide binding [Evidence IEA];~go_function: GO:0003676 - nucleic acid binding [Evidence IEA];~go_function: GO:0004812 - aminoacyl-tRNA ligase activity [Evidence IEA];~go_function: GO:0004813 - alanine-tRNA ligase activity [Evidence IEA];~go_function: GO:0005524 - ATP binding [Evidence IEA];~go_process: GO:0006419 - alanyl-tRNA aminoacylation [Evidence IEA];~go_process: GO:0043039 - tRNA aminoacylation [Evidence IEA]): protein MGPTEALYLDDASLHTSRTQIISYRPLSSLGDDEKRLAKNIPLEETFAIITKQTVFYPQGGGQASDTGKITPESLDNQDGDGNFLFEVLLVRKTSDGSVLHFGRFSPPSTSIPSGIAMNRPVSLQIDRVKRNYHSRLHTAGHIIGLAMRLLQRTLGNRKKIKANHFPGEACMEFEGLLYNEHKPVIQEKVNELVREQLPVRISWWDEDEVEKRKDELDMVEGREVSGMGRLRIAEIGDVDANPCGGTHVESTGLTGDITIRKISRQKGISKVSYEVPVSWGKV, encoded by the exons atg GGACCCACTGAAGCCCTCTATCTAGACGATGCTTCTCTCCACACATCAAGGACTCAGATCATCTCCTACCGGCCACTGTCAAGCCTAGGCGATGACGAGAAACGCCTCGCAAAAAATATTCCGTTAGAGGAGACATTTGCTATCATCACAAAGCAAACAGTTTTTTACCCACAGGGTGGCGGGCAAGCAAGCGATACAGGGAAGATAACCCCCGAAAGTTTAGATAATcaagacggcgatggcaaCTTCCTTTTCGAAGTCCTACTTGTCCGGAAAACCAGCGATGGTTCTGTTCTTCATTTTGGGCGGTTCTCGCCACCTTCTACTTCAATTCCTAGCGGTATTGCAATGAACCGGCCTGTTTCATTACAAATAGACCGCGTAAAGCGGAACTACCACTCCCGCTTACACACAGCAGGACACATAATCGGCCTCGCCATGCGTCTCCTACAGCGAACATTGGGAAACCGCAAAAAAATCAAAGCGAATCATTTCCCTGGGGAAGCTTGCATGGAGTTCGAAGGGCTGCTTTATAACGAGCATAAGCCCGTGATCCAGGAGAAAGTGAACGAGCTGGTTCGAGAGCAACTTCCCGTTCGAATCTCCTGgtgggatgaggatgaggttgagaagaggaaggacgAGCTTGATATGGTGGAGGGTAGAGAGGTAAGTGGGATGGGGAGGCTGCGGATTGCTGAGATTGGAGATGTTGATGCGAATCCGTGTGGGGGAACGCATGTGGAATCCACGGGGCTAACCGGGGATATTACGATTAGAAAGATTAGTAGGCAGAAGGGAATCAGTAAAGTTTCATATGAGGTGCCTGTTTCTTGGGGAAAGGTATAG